One segment of Variovorax sp. PAMC28562 DNA contains the following:
- a CDS encoding hotdog fold thioesterase, translating into MRIWKKEISIELLTQSHVGTAVEHLGMEFTEVGDDFITGRVPVDVRTRQPYGLLHGGVSVVLAETLGSCGAHYSAPEGDRAVGLDINANHLRSATSGWVTATARPVHRGRTTQVWQIDMKNDAGELTCVSRITMAVLQPRGGAKDANGAKS; encoded by the coding sequence ATGCGGATCTGGAAGAAAGAAATCTCGATAGAACTACTGACCCAGAGCCACGTGGGCACTGCGGTCGAGCACCTCGGCATGGAGTTCACCGAGGTCGGCGACGACTTCATCACCGGTCGCGTGCCGGTCGACGTGCGCACGCGCCAGCCGTATGGCCTGCTGCACGGCGGCGTGTCGGTGGTGCTGGCCGAAACGCTGGGATCTTGCGGTGCCCACTATTCAGCCCCGGAAGGCGACCGCGCGGTGGGGCTGGACATCAACGCCAACCACCTGCGCTCTGCCACCAGCGGCTGGGTGACGGCCACGGCGCGCCCTGTTCACCGTGGTCGGACCACGCAGGTGTGGCAAATCGACATGAAGAACGACGCCGGCGAATTGACTTGCGTCTCGCGCATCACGATGGCGGTGCTGCAGCCGCGTGGTGGCGCCAAAGACGCGAACGGGGCGAAGAGCTGA